A single genomic interval of Peromyscus leucopus breed LL Stock chromosome 7, UCI_PerLeu_2.1, whole genome shotgun sequence harbors:
- the Pts gene encoding 6-pyruvoyl tetrahydrobiopterin synthase isoform X3 encodes MVMNLTDLKEYMEEAIMKPLDHRNLDLDVPYFADVVSTTENVAVYIWENLQKLLPAGVLYKVKVYETDNNIVVYKGD; translated from the exons ATGGTTATGAATTTGACTGACCTCAAAGAATACATGGAG GAGGCCATCATGAAGCCCCTCGATCACAGGAACCTGGATCTGGATGTGCCGTACTTTGCAGATGTtgtaag cACAACAGAAAATGTAGCTGTCTACATCTGGGAAAACCTCCAGAAACTTCTTCCTGCAGGAGTTCTTTATAAAGTAAAAGTGTATGAAACTGACAACAACATTGTCGTGTATAAAGGAGACTAG
- the Pts gene encoding 6-pyruvoyl tetrahydrobiopterin synthase isoform X1 produces the protein MSAAGGVRRRARLSRLVSFSASHRLHSPSLSDEENLTVFGKCNNPNGHGHNYKVVVTVHGEIDPVTGMVMNLTDLKEYMEEAIMKPLDHRNLDLDVPYFADVVSTTENVAVYIWENLQKLLPAGVLYKVKVYETDNNIVVYKGD, from the exons ATGAGCGCGGCGGGTGGCGTTCGCCGCCGCGCGCGACTGTCACGCCTCGTGTCCTTCAGTGCGAGCCACCGGCTGCACAG CCCCTCTCTGAGTGATGAAGAGAACTTGACAGTGTTCGGGAAGTGCAACAATCCCAATGGCCATGGACACAACTATAAAG TTGTGGTGACAGTACACGGAGAG atTGATCCTGTTACAGGAATGGTTATGAATTTGACTGACCTCAAAGAATACATGGAG GAGGCCATCATGAAGCCCCTCGATCACAGGAACCTGGATCTGGATGTGCCGTACTTTGCAGATGTtgtaag cACAACAGAAAATGTAGCTGTCTACATCTGGGAAAACCTCCAGAAACTTCTTCCTGCAGGAGTTCTTTATAAAGTAAAAGTGTATGAAACTGACAACAACATTGTCGTGTATAAAGGAGACTAG
- the Pts gene encoding 6-pyruvoyl tetrahydrobiopterin synthase isoform X2, which yields MAMDTTIKIDPVTGMVMNLTDLKEYMEEAIMKPLDHRNLDLDVPYFADVVSTTENVAVYIWENLQKLLPAGVLYKVKVYETDNNIVVYKGD from the exons ATGGCCATGGACACAACTATAAAG atTGATCCTGTTACAGGAATGGTTATGAATTTGACTGACCTCAAAGAATACATGGAG GAGGCCATCATGAAGCCCCTCGATCACAGGAACCTGGATCTGGATGTGCCGTACTTTGCAGATGTtgtaag cACAACAGAAAATGTAGCTGTCTACATCTGGGAAAACCTCCAGAAACTTCTTCCTGCAGGAGTTCTTTATAAAGTAAAAGTGTATGAAACTGACAACAACATTGTCGTGTATAAAGGAGACTAG